In Timaviella obliquedivisa GSE-PSE-MK23-08B, the genomic stretch CGATGATGATACGCGGACGATGGTGAAGTTGGAGGAAAACTATCGATCGACTGACAATATTATTCAGGCGGCGAATGAGCTAATTGATAACAATACTGAGCGCATTGATAAGGTGCTGCGCCCGACGCGAGGAGTCGGTGAATCAATTTACTGTCATCGAGCAGAAGATGAAACGGATGAAGCTAGCTTTGTGGTCAGTCAGATTCGGGATTTGGAGCTAACGAATCCTGAGTTGCACTGGGGCAGTTTTGCGATCCTTTACCGAACGAATGCACAATCGCGGGCATTTGAAGAGGTGCTGGTGAAATATGCCGTTCCTTATACTGTAGTAGGCGGCTTGCGGTTTTACGATCGCCGTGAGGTAAAGGACGTGTTGGGATATTTAAGGGCGATCGCCAACCCTGAGGACAGTGTGAGCCTCAAACGCATTATCAATACGCCCCGACGCGGCATTGGCAAAGCCACGGTCGATCGCCTGGAAAACGCAGCTAGAGAGTTAGGCGTATCCCTCTGGCAAATCCTTAGCGACGAAACCTCGGTGCAGACCTTGGCAGGGCGATCGGCAAAGCCTGTGCTGGCATTTGCCCAAATGATGAAGTCCTGGCACACTCAGGTAGAAACGCTTTCGGCTTCAGAGATTGTGCAGGATGTGATGGAGCGATCGGGATATGTGCGAGAGTTAAAGGCAGATGACACCGATGAAGCGTTAGACCGATTGCAGAACGTGCAGGAGCTTTATAACGCGGTTTTACAGTTTGAGGAAAATAATGAAGAATCGAGCGTAACAGACTTTTTGGCGAATGCGTCCCTCTCATCAGACTTGGACAAGTTGGATCAAGAGCAACAGTCCAAAGTTTCGTTGATGACATTGCATTCTTCTAAAGGATTGGAGTTTCCTGTGGTGTTTTTGGTCGGCATGGAGCAGGGTCTGTTCCCTAATCATCGCTCTTTGGAAGATCCTAAATCACTAGAAGAGGAACGCCGCCTTTGCTATGTGGGCATTACCCGTGCCGAGGATCGTTTATTTATTAGCTATGCCCGTGAACGCAGGCTTTACGGTAACCGGGAAGCTGCCAGTCCTTCGCTATTTTTGGGAGAATTGCCCAAAGATTTATTAATGGGTAGCCTGAAAGGTTTACCCAAAAAGATGACGACTCCCATTCGAGAAATGAAGGAGCAGTCGAATTTACCCGATATCCATGAGGATGATTGGTCGGTGGGCGATCGCATTGTGCATAAAGCTTTTGGTGCGGGGCAGGTGACTCATATTTTTGGGGCAGGTAACAAGATTTGTCTCGCTATTAAATTTCCTGGTATGGGTCAGAAAATTGTTGACCCAAAACTGACGACTTTACAGCGAGTATTGTAACTATTCAATATATTTCCACTCAATAGGCTGAGTTCTAGTTAAGCCAGAGGCAGCAAAATCTCGAACTCAGTCCCGGTATCAGAGGATGTGATGGGCGATCGCAGCAGCAATTTACCGCCATGCTTTGCCGTGATAATTTGGTAGCTGAGGGAAAGGCTAGTTTCTTTGGTGACTCGTTTTTCAATAGAGAAAGTTTCTAAGATGTGCCGATAGATTTCAGGCGTTAGACCCGGCCCGTTATCGGCAATACGAATGGAGATCCATCGAGAATTGGAACTGGGTTGATCGGGGTTAGCAGACTGGGGGCGAACTTGAGTCGTGATTGTAATTTGCGGTTTGGGGTGAAGGTTTTGCCACTGAGTTGAAGATGATTTTCCTAACTCGTTGGCTACAGTTTGACGAACGGCTTGGTTCAGTAATGCATCCATTGCGTTCGTCAAAATGTTCATAAACACTTGGCTGAGTTGCCCAGCATAACAGCTAACTGGAGGAAGATGACCGTAGTTGCAAACGACTTGAATTTCGCTATTTAAGCGACTTTTTAACAGCATGAGAATGCTATCTAAGCATTCGTGAAGGTTGGCAGGTTTGGGATATACATCGTCGATGTGGCAGAAGTTTTGTAGGCTAATGACTAGCTTTTTGAGGCGTTCTGCTCCTGATGTGATGCTGGCGATCGTTTGGGGTAGATCTTGCCGCAAATAATCTAATTCAATTTCGGTTTCAAGGCTGGCGATCGCTTCCGGAGTTTGAGGTAAATAATCTTCGTAGGCTGCCAACAAATCCATAACTTGATGGGTATAGTCTGACAAATGCACCAGGTTTCCCCAAATGAACCCAACCGGGTCAAGAATTTCATGAGCTACCCCATCGACCAAGCGCCCCAGGTTTGCCATTCGCTCGGCTTGAATCATCTGAAGCTGTGCCCGTTCATAGCGCGTTTGGGTTTCAATGCCGCGAATTTGCCAGTGAGCGATATTGAGTTCATGCACGTCAAGCAGGTAATACGTTTGAGGGTCGAGTTGAACGGTAATCGGTTCGCTTTGTTCGTAGAGCGATCGCCGCAATGCCAACTGTGCTGCTACTAAAATCGGTGTCGATGCAGGTAACACCAAACTGTTAATGCGGATGTAACTATGGAGTGCCGACATGGGCAAATTTGCCGTTTGCGCCCGCAGCATAAATTCCATTAATCGCTGGCGAGACACAATACCCAGGAAAGATTGGCGATCGCCAATCACGGCTCCAGGTAACAGTGGATACCGCTCAAACATTTGTGCGACATCTAGGCAAAGATGGTTAGCTTCAACTTGAAATTGGTGCAGCGATAAGCTAGCCAACGTAGAGTCTAAACCCAGCCCTTGGCTATTGGACTCTAATAGGATAGGCAGTTGGAGTTTGATTCGCTTGGTAGAAGGCTGAGGCATCAGGCATTTAGGCAGTGCAGTATGCCTAAGATGCCCAAGAACTGAGTTGTTGCGTCAAGGACAGCGAATCGGCTCTAGTAGCGCTTCTGCTACAGCACGCAGACTACGACCATCGGTAACCATCCAGGCATGATTGCCAACTGGAATCTTCCTTTCCCTGCCAACAGGCAGTTGTGAACTTCTAGCAGGCAGGATCATCAGGTCGAGCGGAGTCCAGATAGAGGTGAAGTTAAGGCGTTCTAATTGGGCAACATCTTGGTTTAATTGGGTGAGAAATGCGCTTCTGGGTTGCATTTGGTTGCCGCCAGAATTAACCCGAGCGTAGGCTGTTAAGGTGCCTTGATGCGGTGAAGAAATGGTAATAAAACGTTGCACTCGCTGGATCCCACCTAAGCGTTGGATGTAGTAACGGCTGATGATGCCGCCCATGCTGAAGCCCACTAGGTCGATCGCCTGTCCAGGTTTAAAAGCTTTATCAACATAGTCTGCAACTTGCTGGGCTAGTTGATCTAAGCCAATGCTGCCGTTATTAGGAAACAGATTAAGGCTGTGAACGATTAAGCCATGACTTTGCAGGTAAGGAGTCAGTTTGTGAAAAATAGCGTCGGTATCATCGATGCCATGAAGCAATAGAACGGGATTGAGAACCATAGAGTTACAGCAAAGTTACAGCCAGAGGAATATGTTTAGCTTAGAGATGACAAGCCATGATGCCCCTTGGCGCTATGACAGCCTTCTAAATGTCCTATTCTTTCATCCTTCTATTCTTAGAGGATATCTGAGAAGTCTAGATTGCTAGCCGATCCGCCCCCTAAATCCCCCATTCTGGGGGACTTCCGCACCAGTCCTCCTTCAAAGTTCCCCAGAATGGGGGGTTGGGGGGCGAGTGTAAGAATCATTTGATACTTCTCAGACATCCTCTTAGACAAAATTTAATCTGTGAAAGCTGAAGGCTCTCTTGATGAAGACTGCTCTTGCTCGACGGGATCGATCGCCCATTCAAACAAAGCATTTAGAGCAATCGCTTGTGCCAATTCCATCTGTCCATAGGTGAACACATAGGGCACCTCAACAGGCAGTAGGCTAACAAACTGCTCCAAAACATAGGGTGTGCCGTATAAAACTAAAGCTTGGATCTGCTCGGTTTGTACCAAAAACTTGAGCCAGTCCAGTGCCACTTGAGTGAGTCCAGAACTGTCACGAAAAGGATTGCTGCGAATGAAAAGTTGCATCAGGGTGGGTTGCCAATCCGCAGTTTCGGGGTGCAACTCTCGCTCAAAAATAATTTTGTCTGGGTCAAGCGCAATTTTGGGAGTGTGGCTATCAATCACTTGCAAGCGATAGCCTAGCTTTCGGGGACGGGCGATCGCGGGTGCAGATCTAGCTAAAAAATCACAGTTGAGTGCATCATCTAGCAAAATCAAGTTACAGCAGGGCTGGGTAACAGCGCGGGCGCTGAGTCGAGAAGGAATGGGGCGATGGACTTGCATGGAGGCTCGCAAGATGGCGGTGGCAGTGGCGATCGCTTCTGGCTGCGCCAATTTTTCCATCTGCACCGGATCGGGTTGCGTCTGCTCCCAGGCGTGGGAACCATCACCTGTTATAGGCACCGAAATTACTTTATGTTTTGCTAACCAAATCCGCTCTAATGAGGCGTGAATCTGCTCCAGGGGAATGCGTCCGATTTCCACCGCATCACAAATTGCCTGAATTGCGCCTTCAGGATCAACGGGCATTAGCACTATATCTGCGCCTGCCTCGACTGCCATAACAGGCACTTCATTGTCACCATAGCGGCTCGTGATGGCACCCATAATTAGGGCATCAGTGACAATTAACCCAGTGAAGCCTAAAGATTCTCTCAGAGTTCCCGTGAGGATAGTATGGGAAAGCGTCGCAGGATAATCAGCGTCGAGAGCAGGAATTTGTAGATGAGCGGTCATGATGGCATCAACCTGAGTGGCGATCGCCTCGATAAAAGGCTTAAACTCCACAGCGGCAAGTCGGGCTTTGTCATGGAGAATGACGGGCAAATCGAGATGAGAATCGATCGCCGTATCGCCGTGTCCAGGAAAGTGCTTGGCAGTCGTAAGCACTGGATAACGCTGCGCGCCCCGAATGAACGCCGTTGTGAGTTGGCACACTTCCTCAGCCGTTTCACCCCAAGCTCGAACGTTGATAACCGGATTTTCAGGATTATTGTTAACGTCTACAACGGGCGCGAGAAGCCAGTTCAAGCCAATGGCGATCGCTTCTTGTGCTATGATTTCGCCCATTTTTTCGGCATGGGCGACCCCTTGCGGGTATCTCGAAGAGCGTGCTTGTCCTGAGTCTTGACGAGCAACGGCAGAAAGCGCCATTGGCGGTGGAAACCGAGTTGCTCCGGCGAATCGTTGCCCTACGCCCTCTTCAATGTCGGCGGAAATTAGCAGGGGAATGGCTGCCCAGCCTTGAAGTTGTTGCGATCGGAGACCTATTTCTGCGGCAGTTCCCCCCAAAAGAATCACGCCGCCTACGCCTAAATCTTGCAACCAATGCTGTAAAGTGGCTGCGGGTGGCTCCCAGTCGGGATACTCAATTTGATGCTCAAACAAATGCCCAGAGGCGCGTACGACCACCATCTGAGCAACTTTCTGAGGAAGAGACAAGGTTTCCCAATCGGGCAGGGGCATTCAGCACTCTCCTCGACTATGCAGGATCAGGATCGAGGTCGTCGATATCGGGCTTGCGTTCTTCGCTCAGGCGGTTGATCAGCGACAGGACTTTAGTTCCTTGTTCAATCGAAGCGTCCTCAACAAACAAGATCTCAGGAGTCCGCCGTAAGCGCATCCGATTGCCCAACTCACTCCGAACGAAGCCCGTTGCCGATTTCAGCCCTGCCATAGCCGCGCTCTTAGCCTCATCTGTCCCATAGATGCTGACAAACACCTTGGCGTGCTGCAAATCACCCGCCACGTCAACATGGGTCACGCTAACCATGCCCATACCCACCCGTTCATCTTTAATGCCGGAAAACAGGAGCTGGCTCACTTCCCGCTTAATCATTTCAGCTACTCGCGCAATTCGGCGATCTGTTGCCATAATCCAAAATCCAAAATCGTACAGTCCAAAATCGTACAGTCCAAGCTTGCACTACTCTAAAGTGGCGCAACCTCCAGCCCTAGCATAGCGCGTAGGATAAATGAGAGACAGATGAACGCCGCTACTAGCAAGCTAACAGCGGCGATCGCTGTCGTGGGGCGCTTAAATAGGGGAAGTAATGGACTTAAGAAGGTCAGCAGTATCCCGAGCGAGAAGCTGATGAGATATCGAGGATATCGAGAAATGTTTGTTAGAAATTCTTCCATTTGATTAACCGTGTTTTTCGCGGGGGCAAAAAATAGTACATTAGTATGATGAATACTAACGGTAGACTCATATTGTACGTGACCAGGCTCTATCAAAACGTCACTGCTTACTAAACCTAAAGGATTCATGACAACTTTGATTGCTCAATCGGATTTATCTCAGCCACAGTCTTCGAGATGCCTACAAGGGAGTGCCCCGCTGCCTCGTCCGTTTCTAAAGTGGGCGGGTGGCAAGAGCCAACTGATTCAGCAATACATTTGTCATTTTCCTCAAGGTTACCAAACTTACTACGAACCGTTTTTAGGAGGCGGTGCAATTTTCTTTCACTTGTTGCCTCAGCGGGCAGTGTTAACCGATATTAATCCGGCGTTGGTGAATGTGTATGAGTGCGTGCGCGATCGCGTGGAAGAATTGATTGATCTGCTGCAAAAACATGAGCGATCGCATAGCCTGGAACACTACTATCAAACCCGCTCTACTCATACCGGAACGAACCTCGAACGAGCCGCCCGCCTTATTTACCTGAATAAAACTTGCTTCAATGGGCTTTATCGAGAAAATAATAAAGGCGAATTTAATGTGCCGATGGGTAAATACAAAAATCCGGCAATTTGCCAAGCTGATTTACTGCGATCGGTTTCTCGAAGCTTGAAGAGTGTGGCGATCGCTATTCAGCCTTTCGATGCAGTTTTAGACTACGCCACCCCTAATGATTTCGTCTATTTCGATCCGCCGTATCACCCCATCAGCGCCACCAGCAATTTCACTGCTTACAGTCGTTACTCCTTCGACTCCACCGATCAAGAGCGTCTGCATGATGTCTTTGGGCAACTGGCAAAGCGGGGCGTGAAAGTGATGTTATCCAATTCTGATTGCCCGTTTGTTAGGGAATTGTATCAAGGCTTCAACATCCACACTATTTCGGCATCGCGGACGATTAACTCTAATGCTCAGAAGCGAGGGAAGATTACAGAGGTTTTGGTTACTTCTAATTAGAGAATGTTATTTTCCATCCTTCTAAGCAAATCTAGCGTTTGAATATACTAGACATAGCCAAGAATCTGATTCAGGAACTCGAACAGTCGCCCGATGATCTCGTGCAAATCGTTCTGGATTTTTTACATCGCTTTGGCTTCAAAGAGTCTAAAGGAGTTTGTATCAACTGCCAGCGATCGCTTAACTGCCAGCGATCGCTAGTTGGTAATTCTAGTGCTTGTTTTTGCAGATCTTGTAATGTCAGGGCATGAGGTGAGCGCTTACGATTTGCCTATGATTATTCTCTTCAACTTGCGATCGCCTCATCAGTAGGGCGATCGCCCTATCCTTGTAGACAGATTGAAGATTCCTAAAAATAGATTTTCAGCAAGCACAAGTACTCACCAGTAAATCTAATTTCTTTAATTTTGAAGTCCCTTTAACACGTGAATTGCTAACGGCGAAACGTAGCGGCGGCAAATAACTCTAAACTCAGCACCAGCGGCTTTCGTCCGTCCGCTGCCGTGAAGTGTTAGCTTGCGGTGTATGCCCATACTTCAAATCGTGCTTGAGATGATAACTCCACCTCCAATGAACCGTAGTGGTCATGACAAAATACTTCAAACTCTTCTATTGCAAGATGAAATGCTTCATCTGGAACAAGCCAGCACAACCCGTATGCCCGTGACCTGTAGAAACTGAGTAATTCCTGAACCTGGTTGCTTACCGTCCATTCCTTAGCTATCAAATAATTACACTGATACCCTTTATTACGTAAATACTCCTCTACGTTAATTTCGTTAACTACTCTACGGGGCTGTTGTGAAGATTGTGGCTCTTGATACTTGGATAAGATAGTTCTGAAATGCTGCTCAAATTCCAGCCGTGCAGGTGGAGTAATCCATTGAGCATTAAGATAAAAGCTTTTTGGTTTTAGAACACGATCGATCTCATCTAGAAATACTCCCAAGTTGGAAACAGCATGAAGCATATGAACAGTTAGCACTACATCAAAGCTTGTGTCTAAAAAAGGGAGTTGTGAGGCATCTCCATGAATCAGTGTCAGATTCGGAGGAATTTCAAGAAGCTTTTGACGAAACTGATTAAGCATTTCCTGGGAAACATCAATACCAGTCACAGAATAGCCACGTCTTACTAAAGGAAGAACGTTTAGCCCAGTTCCTATACCAGGTTCTAGGAAAGTAGTTTCAGGAGTTGCCTTAACTAGAGTAAGAATAAAATCCGCAACTTCCTCAGCGATTGGTTCTGTCAGCCAGCGAGTTTGATCATAAATATCAGCAATTTTGCTGTAGTAAACATTTTTTCCCACTTTTCAAGACCTTATGCTGCACTATCCAGACAACCTTACCTCTAATTACACCATCAAGTCCTTTCAGAGTATTCTCACAATCTGAGGGAGGAGCAAGCTAACGGCTCGGTTCAGCGGACGTAGACAAGCTTGGCAACTCAATTAGCAGAACTGAACCGTTCCGCTGCAACCGAATTGTTAGCAGTCTTTTCCTCAAATTTTTTAACTGCCTCCTGATGCGTCTCCTCAATTAAAGGGAAGATATCCTCAAACTTATCTCGGCTAG encodes the following:
- the pcrA gene encoding DNA helicase PcrA — protein: MTQSVDFLAHLNPSQRRAVEHYCGPLLVVAGAGSGKTRALTFRIANLVLTHKVDPENILAVTFTNKAAKEMKERIEKLFADQQSKSKYGKPLEALSASEQTKLRSYVYKNITKELWIGTFHALCSRILRFDIEKYQDSYGHKWTKTFSIFDESDVQSLIKDIVVNRLNLDDKKFEPRSVRYAISNAKNQGFTPTDVEREQQNFRGRVIANVYAEYQKGLAANNALDFDDLIWIPVQLFRQNEQVLAYWHKKFRHILVDEYQDTNRTQYDLIRLLTTGDVASRQFDSWDYRSTFVVGDADQSIYSFRAADFTILMDFQGDFGDGLHDDDTRTMVKLEENYRSTDNIIQAANELIDNNTERIDKVLRPTRGVGESIYCHRAEDETDEASFVVSQIRDLELTNPELHWGSFAILYRTNAQSRAFEEVLVKYAVPYTVVGGLRFYDRREVKDVLGYLRAIANPEDSVSLKRIINTPRRGIGKATVDRLENAARELGVSLWQILSDETSVQTLAGRSAKPVLAFAQMMKSWHTQVETLSASEIVQDVMERSGYVRELKADDTDEALDRLQNVQELYNAVLQFEENNEESSVTDFLANASLSSDLDKLDQEQQSKVSLMTLHSSKGLEFPVVFLVGMEQGLFPNHRSLEDPKSLEEERRLCYVGITRAEDRLFISYARERRLYGNREAASPSLFLGELPKDLLMGSLKGLPKKMTTPIREMKEQSNLPDIHEDDWSVGDRIVHKAFGAGQVTHIFGAGNKICLAIKFPGMGQKIVDPKLTTLQRVL
- a CDS encoding sensor histidine kinase, with amino-acid sequence MPQPSTKRIKLQLPILLESNSQGLGLDSTLASLSLHQFQVEANHLCLDVAQMFERYPLLPGAVIGDRQSFLGIVSRQRLMEFMLRAQTANLPMSALHSYIRINSLVLPASTPILVAAQLALRRSLYEQSEPITVQLDPQTYYLLDVHELNIAHWQIRGIETQTRYERAQLQMIQAERMANLGRLVDGVAHEILDPVGFIWGNLVHLSDYTHQVMDLLAAYEDYLPQTPEAIASLETEIELDYLRQDLPQTIASITSGAERLKKLVISLQNFCHIDDVYPKPANLHECLDSILMLLKSRLNSEIQVVCNYGHLPPVSCYAGQLSQVFMNILTNAMDALLNQAVRQTVANELGKSSSTQWQNLHPKPQITITTQVRPQSANPDQPSSNSRWISIRIADNGPGLTPEIYRHILETFSIEKRVTKETSLSLSYQIITAKHGGKLLLRSPITSSDTGTEFEILLPLA
- a CDS encoding alpha/beta fold hydrolase translates to MVLNPVLLLHGIDDTDAIFHKLTPYLQSHGLIVHSLNLFPNNGSIGLDQLAQQVADYVDKAFKPGQAIDLVGFSMGGIISRYYIQRLGGIQRVQRFITISSPHQGTLTAYARVNSGGNQMQPRSAFLTQLNQDVAQLERLNFTSIWTPLDLMILPARSSQLPVGRERKIPVGNHAWMVTDGRSLRAVAEALLEPIRCP
- a CDS encoding beta-glucosidase; protein product: MPLPDWETLSLPQKVAQMVVVRASGHLFEHQIEYPDWEPPAATLQHWLQDLGVGGVILLGGTAAEIGLRSQQLQGWAAIPLLISADIEEGVGQRFAGATRFPPPMALSAVARQDSGQARSSRYPQGVAHAEKMGEIIAQEAIAIGLNWLLAPVVDVNNNPENPVINVRAWGETAEEVCQLTTAFIRGAQRYPVLTTAKHFPGHGDTAIDSHLDLPVILHDKARLAAVEFKPFIEAIATQVDAIMTAHLQIPALDADYPATLSHTILTGTLRESLGFTGLIVTDALIMGAITSRYGDNEVPVMAVEAGADIVLMPVDPEGAIQAICDAVEIGRIPLEQIHASLERIWLAKHKVISVPITGDGSHAWEQTQPDPVQMEKLAQPEAIATATAILRASMQVHRPIPSRLSARAVTQPCCNLILLDDALNCDFLARSAPAIARPRKLGYRLQVIDSHTPKIALDPDKIIFERELHPETADWQPTLMQLFIRSNPFRDSSGLTQVALDWLKFLVQTEQIQALVLYGTPYVLEQFVSLLPVEVPYVFTYGQMELAQAIALNALFEWAIDPVEQEQSSSREPSAFTD
- the rbfA gene encoding 30S ribosome-binding factor RbfA, which translates into the protein MATDRRIARVAEMIKREVSQLLFSGIKDERVGMGMVSVTHVDVAGDLQHAKVFVSIYGTDEAKSAAMAGLKSATGFVRSELGNRMRLRRTPEILFVEDASIEQGTKVLSLINRLSEERKPDIDDLDPDPA
- a CDS encoding DUF751 family protein; translation: MEEFLTNISRYPRYLISFSLGILLTFLSPLLPLFKRPTTAIAAVSLLVAAFICLSFILRAMLGLEVAPL
- a CDS encoding DNA adenine methylase translates to MTTLIAQSDLSQPQSSRCLQGSAPLPRPFLKWAGGKSQLIQQYICHFPQGYQTYYEPFLGGGAIFFHLLPQRAVLTDINPALVNVYECVRDRVEELIDLLQKHERSHSLEHYYQTRSTHTGTNLERAARLIYLNKTCFNGLYRENNKGEFNVPMGKYKNPAICQADLLRSVSRSLKSVAIAIQPFDAVLDYATPNDFVYFDPPYHPISATSNFTAYSRYSFDSTDQERLHDVFGQLAKRGVKVMLSNSDCPFVRELYQGFNIHTISASRTINSNAQKRGKITEVLVTSN
- a CDS encoding class I SAM-dependent methyltransferase, translating into MGKNVYYSKIADIYDQTRWLTEPIAEEVADFILTLVKATPETTFLEPGIGTGLNVLPLVRRGYSVTGIDVSQEMLNQFRQKLLEIPPNLTLIHGDASQLPFLDTSFDVVLTVHMLHAVSNLGVFLDEIDRVLKPKSFYLNAQWITPPARLEFEQHFRTILSKYQEPQSSQQPRRVVNEINVEEYLRNKGYQCNYLIAKEWTVSNQVQELLSFYRSRAYGLCWLVPDEAFHLAIEEFEVFCHDHYGSLEVELSSQARFEVWAYTAS